From a single Dendropsophus ebraccatus isolate aDenEbr1 chromosome 8, aDenEbr1.pat, whole genome shotgun sequence genomic region:
- the LOC138800012 gene encoding olfactory receptor 2G3-like has protein sequence MKYQDTYNGSDFIIQGFSDIPKLQVPLFWIFLFLCFLIICGNLTLIVLIYKTPHLHTPMYVFLVNFSVIDIASTSNTLPKLLATLCTKPKTISVAGCITQMYIFMSLSCTEVILLAAMAYDQYVAICHPLHYFVLMPIRRCAGLSFISWFVGFLDPTGHAALISKMSFCLNNLIDHFFCDINSLLLVACSDASIVNMLNYIEGTILGITAFSFTLVSYIFIISAILRIKSNEGQRKAFSTCTAHLTCVTFFYGTLISLYMRPRSSLPPKQDKFFSLLHIVLVPMVNPIIYSLKNKDFKTVLVKMKKTFF, from the coding sequence ATGAAATACCAAGATACATATAATGGTTCTGACTTCATTATCCAGGGCTTCTCTGATATTCCTAAGCTCCAGGTGCCATTGTTTTGGATCTTTCTATTCCTCTGCTTCCTAATTATCTGCGGGAACCTGACTCTCATTGTCCTTATATATAAAACCCCTCATCTTCATACTCCTATGTATGTCTTTCTAGTAAATTTTTCTGTCATCGACATTGCTTCTACATCAAACACTCTACCCAAATTACTGGCTACACTGTGTACCAAGCCAAAGACAATCTCAGTTGCAGGTTGTATAAcacaaatgtatatttttatgtcTTTGTCTTGTACGGAGGTCATCCTACTAGCAGCTATGGCATATGACCAGTATGTAGCAATTtgtcatcctctccattactttgTACTGATGCCTATAAGACGATGTGCTGGATTGTCATTTATTTCATGGTTTGTTGGGTTTTTAGACCCTACTGGGCATGCCGCACTTATATCTAAGATGTCTTTCTGCTTAAATAACCTCATCGACCATTTTTTCTGTGATATTAACTCATTGTTACTAGTCGCTTGTTCAGATGCTTCTATTGTTAATATGTTAAACTATATTGAAGGAACAATATTAGGGATTACAGCATTCTCTTTCACTTTAGTATCATATATTTTTATCATCTCCGCCATTCTAAGGATAAAATCTAATGAAGGACAACGTAAAGCCTTTTCTACCTGTACAGCCCatctgacctgtgtcacttttttttatggGACATTGATCTCTTTATACATGAGACCCAGATCAAGCCTGCCCCCAAAGCAGGATAAGTTTTTTTCTCTACTACATATTGTCCTAGTGCCAATGGTTAACCCTATTATATACAGCCTTAAGAATAAAGATTTTAAAACTGTACTGGTTAAGATGAAGAAAACATTCTTTTAG